The following are encoded in a window of Verrucomicrobiota bacterium genomic DNA:
- the rfbB gene encoding dTDP-glucose 4,6-dehydratase, with the protein MNVLVTGGAGFIGSHFIDLLLSKQVEGIDKVLCLDLLTYAGREENFAHHLTDRRFSFVKGNIGDQSLINQLLSDHAIDWIVNFAAETHVDRSIEGPDAFIQTNVVDTHELLKASLTYFDTLKEESKATFRFLHVSTDEVYGSLEPYDPPFTEENQYQPNSPYSASKAASDHLVRAYHHTFGLPTLITNCSNNYGPRQFPEKLIPLMIQQALKGEKLPIYGDGLNVRDWLYVTDHCTGILRVLEKGDPGATYNIGGNCEKTNIEIVDTLCSILDGISPKEQGESYLSQKTFVTDRKGHDRRYAIDSSKMKEELNWSPAETFETGIQKTVSHYLEHQSG; encoded by the coding sequence ATGAATGTATTAGTCACCGGCGGCGCGGGATTTATCGGATCTCATTTTATCGACCTCCTCCTCTCAAAACAGGTAGAGGGGATAGATAAGGTTCTATGTCTCGACTTACTCACCTATGCGGGACGGGAAGAAAATTTCGCCCATCATCTGACAGACCGTCGCTTCAGCTTTGTTAAAGGTAATATTGGAGATCAAAGCCTTATTAACCAACTGCTCAGCGACCACGCGATTGACTGGATCGTTAATTTTGCCGCAGAGACCCATGTGGATCGCTCCATCGAAGGCCCCGATGCGTTCATTCAAACCAATGTCGTCGATACACACGAACTCCTTAAAGCGAGTCTGACTTACTTCGATACGTTGAAGGAGGAGAGTAAAGCCACGTTTCGCTTCCTGCATGTATCAACTGACGAGGTCTATGGCTCATTGGAACCCTATGATCCTCCGTTCACTGAAGAAAACCAATACCAACCGAACAGCCCCTACTCTGCCTCGAAAGCCGCCAGCGACCACTTGGTGCGCGCCTACCATCATACCTTTGGCTTACCGACCCTGATCACCAACTGCTCAAATAACTACGGCCCGAGACAGTTTCCAGAAAAGTTAATCCCCCTGATGATTCAGCAGGCGCTCAAGGGAGAAAAACTGCCCATTTACGGAGACGGTTTAAACGTAAGAGACTGGCTCTATGTAACGGATCACTGCACCGGCATTTTAAGAGTCTTGGAGAAAGGAGATCCGGGTGCCACCTACAACATAGGAGGCAACTGCGAAAAGACAAACATCGAAATCGTCGATACCCTATGCTCGATACTGGATGGCATAAGCCCCAAAGAGCAGGGAGAAAGCTACCTTAGTCAAAAAACCTTTGTGACAGATCGCAAGGGGCACGATCGACGCTATGCCATCGATTCCAGCAAAATGAAGGAAGAACTCAACTGGTCTCCGGCTGAAACGTTTGAAACAGGAATCCAGAAAACGGTTTCCCATTATTTAGAGCATCAATCGGGCTGA